In a single window of the Megalobrama amblycephala isolate DHTTF-2021 linkage group LG3, ASM1881202v1, whole genome shotgun sequence genome:
- the si:dkey-181f22.4 gene encoding receptor-interacting serine/threonine-protein kinase 2 isoform X2 gives MAQVSHLQIIDEKDLQNVVLVRTSVGACLRGHFERTGRKVAVKLIKDSKWTERLKKVSGQVCSERLLLPLGVYTTHSLVGLVWDWMTEGSLDSILHETNLYPELSVALCLRILLDVAEGLAHIHAIPLPHGALKATNVLLDQQYRAKLCDWGQEIDMHLTTSNGRGPCYRDLAYVSPEVLQGAAPSVKADIYSFGVLLWETLNRKRPCEGIDQLQTKLELGFGVDLLPVMTPQNHALTKIIVRCLNSEPQKRPSAEECAMVLRTALAAFDPQTFTEDVLHLKKCKERRLQSCKMRSSWELPIELHNLEDNSCKGPTKNWTSKVIPQNETLPVSSLNAKGKPNPPRGCPQIGCFRDTGKSSVQSSNACSDQGFTQINGRCGISARQSPTSLRSPCVSPTTLFQSTPQHNAGNQVKCELSVGRSCGQLLQERREAIVRYMTEGRLNNLLDVLRARHAVTRETYEIITAALTLTARTRCLLDICACLGENVAILVATTLGLVSTQNTQTTQRWQAG, from the exons ATGGCTCAGGTCAGTCATCTGCAGATAATTGATGAGAAGGACTTGCAAAATGTAGTTTTGGTCAGAACGAGTGTTGGTGCGTGTTTGCGAGGACATTTCGAAAGGACAGGACGCAAAGTGGCTGTCAAGTTAATCAAGGACAg TAAGTGGACTGAAAGGTTAAAGAAAGTGTCAGGTCAGGTGTGCTCTGAGCGACTACTACTCCCGTTGGGTGTGTACACAACTCACTCTCTAGTGGGGCTGGTGTGGGACTGGATGACTGAAGGATCTCTAGATTCAATACTGCATGAG ACAAACCTGTACCCAGAGCTTTCGGTGGCTCTTTGTCTTCGGATCCTGTTGGATGTTGCTGAAGGTTTAGCTCATATCCATGCCATTCCGCTGCCTCATGGAGCCCTGAAAGCTACTAATGTTCTTCTCGACCAACAGTACCGTGCCAAA TTGTGTGACTGGGGCCAAGAGATAGACATGCACTTGACCACTTCTAATGGTCGTGGGCCATGTTACAGAGATCTGGCCTATGTGTCACCGGAAGTCTTACAAGGTGCTGCTCCTTCTGTAAAGGCGGACATATATAG TTTTGGGGTTCTgctgtgggaaacactgaataGAAAGCGTCCATGTGAAG GTATTGATCAGCTTCAGACCAAATTAGAGCTTGGTTTTGGGGTTGACCTCCTGCCAGTAATGACCCCTCAAAACCACGCTCTTACCAAAATCATTGTTAGATGCTTGAACAGTGAACCTCAAAAACGCCCATCAGCTGAGG AGTGTGCAATGGTTCTAAGGACAGCTTTAGCAGCGTTTGATCCTCAGACTTTCACTGAAGATGTTCTTCATCTGAAAAAATGCAAG GAGAGGAGGCTACAGAGCTGTAAAATGCGCTCATCCTGGGAGTTGCCTATTGAGCTACATAACCTAGAG GACAATAGTTGCAAAGGTCCCACAAAAAATTGGACCTCCAAGGTGATTCCACAAAATGAAACTCTGCCAGTGTCTTCACTGAATGCAAAAGGAAAGCCCAATCCGCCAAGAGGTTGTCCTCAGATTGGATGCTTTAGGG ATACCGGAAAAAGTTCGGTCCAATCCAGTAACGCCTGCAGTGATCAAGGTTTCACTCAGATTAATGGGCGTTGTGGAATTTCGGCAAGACAGAGTCCCACATCTTTAAGGTCCCCATGTGTTTCCCCTACAACGCTGTTTCAGAGCACCCCACAACACAACGCTGGGAACCAGG TTAAATGTGAACTGTCTGTGGGAAGGAGCTGTGGCCAACTTCTGCAAGAGAGACGAGAGGCTATTGTTCGTTACATGACTGAAGGACGACTCAACAACCTACTTGACGTGTTACGGGCTAGACATGCTGTGACCCGCGAGACATATGAGATCATCACTGCAGCCTTGACCTTGACCGCACGCACGCGCTGTTTGCTTGATATATGCGCCTGTCTTGGTGAAAATGTTGCTATCTTGGTGGCCACAACTTTAGGTTTAGTATCCACTCAAAATACTCAAACCACCCAGAGGTGGCAGGCTGGataa
- the si:dkey-181f22.4 gene encoding receptor-interacting serine/threonine-protein kinase 2 isoform X1: MAQVSHLQIIDEKDLQNVVLVRTSVGACLRGHFERTGRKVAVKLIKDSKWTERLKKVSGQVCSERLLLPLGVYTTHSLVGLVWDWMTEGSLDSILHETNLYPELSVALCLRILLDVAEGLAHIHAIPLPHGALKATNVLLDQQYRAKLCDWGQEIDMHLTTSNGRGPCYRDLAYVSPEVLQGAAPSVKADIYSFGVLLWETLNRKRPCEGIDQLQTKLELGFGVDLLPVMTPQNHALTKIIVRCLNSEPQKRPSAEECAMVLRTALAAFDPQTFTEDVLHLKKCKERRLQSCKMRSSWELPIELHNLEQDNSCKGPTKNWTSKVIPQNETLPVSSLNAKGKPNPPRGCPQIGCFRDTGKSSVQSSNACSDQGFTQINGRCGISARQSPTSLRSPCVSPTTLFQSTPQHNAGNQVKCELSVGRSCGQLLQERREAIVRYMTEGRLNNLLDVLRARHAVTRETYEIITAALTLTARTRCLLDICACLGENVAILVATTLGLVSTQNTQTTQRWQAG, encoded by the exons ATGGCTCAGGTCAGTCATCTGCAGATAATTGATGAGAAGGACTTGCAAAATGTAGTTTTGGTCAGAACGAGTGTTGGTGCGTGTTTGCGAGGACATTTCGAAAGGACAGGACGCAAAGTGGCTGTCAAGTTAATCAAGGACAg TAAGTGGACTGAAAGGTTAAAGAAAGTGTCAGGTCAGGTGTGCTCTGAGCGACTACTACTCCCGTTGGGTGTGTACACAACTCACTCTCTAGTGGGGCTGGTGTGGGACTGGATGACTGAAGGATCTCTAGATTCAATACTGCATGAG ACAAACCTGTACCCAGAGCTTTCGGTGGCTCTTTGTCTTCGGATCCTGTTGGATGTTGCTGAAGGTTTAGCTCATATCCATGCCATTCCGCTGCCTCATGGAGCCCTGAAAGCTACTAATGTTCTTCTCGACCAACAGTACCGTGCCAAA TTGTGTGACTGGGGCCAAGAGATAGACATGCACTTGACCACTTCTAATGGTCGTGGGCCATGTTACAGAGATCTGGCCTATGTGTCACCGGAAGTCTTACAAGGTGCTGCTCCTTCTGTAAAGGCGGACATATATAG TTTTGGGGTTCTgctgtgggaaacactgaataGAAAGCGTCCATGTGAAG GTATTGATCAGCTTCAGACCAAATTAGAGCTTGGTTTTGGGGTTGACCTCCTGCCAGTAATGACCCCTCAAAACCACGCTCTTACCAAAATCATTGTTAGATGCTTGAACAGTGAACCTCAAAAACGCCCATCAGCTGAGG AGTGTGCAATGGTTCTAAGGACAGCTTTAGCAGCGTTTGATCCTCAGACTTTCACTGAAGATGTTCTTCATCTGAAAAAATGCAAG GAGAGGAGGCTACAGAGCTGTAAAATGCGCTCATCCTGGGAGTTGCCTATTGAGCTACATAACCTAGAG CAGGACAATAGTTGCAAAGGTCCCACAAAAAATTGGACCTCCAAGGTGATTCCACAAAATGAAACTCTGCCAGTGTCTTCACTGAATGCAAAAGGAAAGCCCAATCCGCCAAGAGGTTGTCCTCAGATTGGATGCTTTAGGG ATACCGGAAAAAGTTCGGTCCAATCCAGTAACGCCTGCAGTGATCAAGGTTTCACTCAGATTAATGGGCGTTGTGGAATTTCGGCAAGACAGAGTCCCACATCTTTAAGGTCCCCATGTGTTTCCCCTACAACGCTGTTTCAGAGCACCCCACAACACAACGCTGGGAACCAGG TTAAATGTGAACTGTCTGTGGGAAGGAGCTGTGGCCAACTTCTGCAAGAGAGACGAGAGGCTATTGTTCGTTACATGACTGAAGGACGACTCAACAACCTACTTGACGTGTTACGGGCTAGACATGCTGTGACCCGCGAGACATATGAGATCATCACTGCAGCCTTGACCTTGACCGCACGCACGCGCTGTTTGCTTGATATATGCGCCTGTCTTGGTGAAAATGTTGCTATCTTGGTGGCCACAACTTTAGGTTTAGTATCCACTCAAAATACTCAAACCACCCAGAGGTGGCAGGCTGGataa